From Acetobacteroides hydrogenigenes, one genomic window encodes:
- a CDS encoding SDR family oxidoreductase, which produces MKVLLTGATGYIGKRLLPVLVDKGYYVICCVRDRNKFHPEESIKDRINIVEVDLNNKNTLTNIPKDIDFAYYLVHSMSTSKDFDELERRSAINFRERLNETNAKQVIYLSGIVNSQTLSKHLNSRKNVEIELGKGKYALTTVRAGIIIGSGSASFEIIRDLVEKLPIMVTPKWLNTKCQPIGISDVIKILTEILNNEKMFNRNFDIAGDEILSYKEMLLEFASVRGLKRHIWTIPVMTPKLSSYWLYFITSTSYKLATSLVDSMKVEVVAKNNELIRLLNIKPLSYRDSIKQAFKKIEQNEIVSSWKDSTVSGRLDFKISDYIKVPKYGCYKDIRQRRVIDVSSCIENIWRIGGETGWYYANWLWKVRGFIDKVFGGVGLRRGRTNTCNIQAGDTLDFWRVLYANKAEKRLLLFAEMKLPGEAWLEFQIEGDRLIQIATFRPKGLFGRIYWHAVLPLHSIIFKGLIKKLTTQNPQP; this is translated from the coding sequence ATGAAAGTTTTACTAACGGGAGCAACCGGGTATATTGGTAAGCGATTACTACCTGTGCTAGTCGATAAAGGCTACTACGTTATTTGCTGTGTTAGGGATAGGAATAAGTTTCATCCAGAAGAATCTATTAAAGATAGAATCAACATAGTTGAAGTTGACTTAAATAACAAGAACACTCTGACCAACATCCCGAAGGATATTGATTTTGCATACTATCTGGTACATTCCATGTCAACTTCAAAAGATTTTGATGAATTGGAAAGAAGATCTGCAATTAATTTTAGAGAAAGGCTGAATGAGACCAATGCAAAACAAGTAATATACCTAAGTGGAATAGTAAACTCGCAAACACTATCGAAGCATTTGAATTCGAGAAAAAATGTAGAAATAGAATTAGGGAAAGGAAAATATGCACTTACAACAGTTCGAGCAGGAATTATAATTGGATCAGGAAGTGCATCATTCGAGATAATTCGTGATTTAGTAGAAAAACTACCAATCATGGTTACGCCTAAATGGCTAAACACCAAATGCCAGCCCATAGGAATTTCGGATGTCATAAAGATCTTAACAGAGATCTTAAATAATGAAAAAATGTTCAATCGCAACTTTGATATTGCTGGAGACGAAATTCTTTCGTATAAAGAGATGCTACTAGAATTTGCATCGGTACGCGGATTAAAAAGGCATATTTGGACTATCCCAGTAATGACACCTAAGCTATCGTCATATTGGCTATATTTTATCACTTCTACATCATACAAACTCGCAACCTCTTTGGTAGATAGCATGAAAGTTGAGGTAGTAGCAAAGAATAATGAACTTATAAGGCTACTCAACATTAAACCTCTATCCTATAGGGACTCCATAAAACAAGCCTTTAAAAAAATTGAACAAAACGAGATTGTTTCGAGTTGGAAAGATTCAACAGTAAGCGGCAGGCTCGATTTCAAAATTTCAGATTACATAAAAGTTCCCAAATATGGATGCTATAAGGATATTCGCCAAAGACGAGTTATTGATGTTTCATCTTGTATCGAAAACATCTGGAGAATCGGCGGAGAAACAGGTTGGTATTACGCGAACTGGCTATGGAAGGTAAGGGGATTTATTGATAAGGTTTTTGGAGGAGTAGGCTTACGACGAGGAAGAACAAACACATGCAATATTCAGGCAGGTGACACTCTAGATTTTTGGAGGGTGCTATACGCCAACAAAGCAGAGAAACGATTGCTCTTATTTGCCGAGATGAAGCTACCTGGAGAAGCTTGGTTGGAGTTTCAAATAGAGGGCGACAGGCTTATTCAAATAGCGACATTTCGCCCAAAAGGATTATTTGGAAGGATATACTGGCATGCAGTACTGCCCTTACATAGTATAATTTTCAAAGGATTAATAAAAAAACTAACCACACAAAATCCGCAGCCATAA
- a CDS encoding D-hexose-6-phosphate mutarotase, with amino-acid sequence MSTNELNQRYAIEGHIEFNEENGFVAAKVANSLARATISLYGAQVQSYQPKGQKEVLWMSPQCVFEKGTPIRGGIPICFPWFGPNPEDGSKPAHGFARLSTWDVVKTAALPSGETEVVFELKNSSYTEGLWPFSFTASLSVVVGKKLEVTLCYTNTDNDQSFTVSDALHSYFNVSDIDNISIDGLSGCRYYNGFEKEPTHVQNEATLTITSTSEENRRYIGHSATCTITDAAWNRKIGVEKRGSEVTVVWNPGEVTTKTMGDIPNDGYHSFVCVEAVNAYSDSVVLQPGQSHSITTIIGIL; translated from the coding sequence ATGAGCACAAACGAGCTAAACCAAAGGTATGCCATCGAAGGGCATATCGAATTTAACGAAGAAAACGGATTTGTAGCTGCCAAGGTAGCCAATAGCCTAGCAAGGGCAACCATATCGCTATACGGCGCACAGGTACAAAGCTACCAACCAAAAGGACAAAAGGAGGTTCTTTGGATGAGCCCACAATGCGTATTCGAAAAAGGAACGCCCATCCGCGGAGGGATACCGATCTGCTTCCCTTGGTTCGGGCCAAATCCCGAAGATGGCAGCAAACCAGCGCATGGTTTTGCCCGCCTTAGCACTTGGGATGTTGTAAAAACAGCGGCATTACCATCGGGAGAAACAGAAGTAGTATTCGAGCTAAAGAATAGCAGCTATACCGAAGGGCTTTGGCCGTTTAGCTTTACAGCATCGCTAAGCGTTGTTGTTGGCAAAAAACTCGAGGTAACGCTCTGCTACACCAACACCGATAATGATCAATCGTTTACGGTTAGCGATGCGCTGCATAGCTACTTTAACGTTAGCGATATCGACAATATCAGCATCGATGGTTTAAGCGGATGTCGCTACTATAACGGATTCGAGAAGGAGCCCACCCACGTTCAAAACGAGGCAACGCTCACCATTACAAGTACAAGTGAGGAGAACAGAAGGTACATAGGCCACTCGGCAACTTGTACCATTACCGATGCAGCGTGGAACCGTAAGATTGGCGTGGAAAAGCGCGGAAGCGAAGTTACGGTGGTTTGGAACCCTGGCGAGGTTACCACAAAAACTATGGGAGATATTCCAAACGACGGCTACCACTCGTTTGTATGCGTAGAAGCGGTTAATGCCTACAGCGACTCGGTTGTTCTACAACCCGGACAAAGCCATAGCATTACGACCATAATAGGAATTCTTTAG
- a CDS encoding alpha/beta hydrolase, translating to MILQGNLFSQKLEMETSITIVAPDKHTGSPYKVVYLLHGLCGRSGDWVDYTMLPNYAKDYDAVFIMPEVARSFYTDMRYGLSYQSYVSEELPLMVSNLFNISKRREDAAVIGASMGGYGALKCVLSKPEQYGFCGAFSSPCLMLKEHLEYSEGAKRFEELFGERLFKDFQAAFGEKIEWNPKEDVVELAKEAKNKPNKPQLYLACGTEDFLHNDNKRYQGLLQELGYDSTFEDWQGNHNWTFFDEALKRALKHWLEENR from the coding sequence ATGATTTTACAAGGGAATCTTTTTTCACAAAAGCTAGAAATGGAGACCAGCATTACGATTGTTGCTCCAGATAAACATACGGGTAGTCCATATAAGGTTGTTTACCTATTGCATGGCCTATGCGGAAGAAGTGGCGATTGGGTAGACTACACCATGCTTCCAAACTATGCGAAAGATTACGATGCCGTATTTATTATGCCAGAGGTGGCCCGAAGCTTCTATACGGATATGAGGTACGGTTTAAGCTACCAAAGCTATGTTTCAGAGGAACTCCCTCTGATGGTTAGCAACCTATTCAACATATCGAAAAGAAGAGAAGATGCGGCAGTTATAGGTGCTTCGATGGGCGGATATGGAGCCTTAAAGTGTGTATTGTCGAAACCTGAGCAATACGGTTTTTGCGGAGCCTTTTCGTCGCCATGCCTAATGCTGAAGGAACATCTTGAATATTCGGAAGGAGCTAAACGATTCGAAGAGCTTTTTGGAGAGCGGTTATTCAAGGATTTTCAAGCAGCCTTTGGCGAAAAGATAGAATGGAATCCGAAAGAGGATGTAGTAGAACTAGCAAAAGAAGCAAAGAATAAACCCAATAAACCTCAGCTATACCTTGCTTGTGGCACCGAAGACTTCCTACACAACGATAACAAAAGATATCAAGGGTTGCTACAGGAATTAGGGTACGACTCGACCTTTGAGGATTGGCAAGGTAACCATAACTGGACATTCTTTGACGAAGCCTTAAAACGAGCGCTGAAGCATTGGCTTGAGGAAAATAGGTAA
- a CDS encoding GNAT family N-acetyltransferase: MLEAITTTNIQRFEEVMPIYITAFPADERRESDQLKKMLTINRMKLMAYMDNGNVVGMLCYWTFRTFTFGEHIAIDRQKKGKGYGSTIMKELLASIETPLLLEVEHPNSEEAVRRIRFYERLGLTLLNYDYMQPSYDGVKPPVSMALMSNKPWDSASLELAVKEVTKTVYVDHY; encoded by the coding sequence ATGCTGGAAGCCATTACCACCACCAACATCCAACGTTTTGAAGAAGTAATGCCCATATACATAACCGCGTTCCCGGCCGACGAGCGACGTGAATCGGATCAGCTTAAGAAGATGCTTACCATAAATCGGATGAAGCTGATGGCCTACATGGATAATGGGAACGTAGTAGGAATGCTGTGCTACTGGACATTTAGAACGTTCACCTTTGGCGAGCATATTGCCATAGACCGTCAGAAGAAAGGGAAAGGATACGGTAGCACCATAATGAAGGAGCTGCTAGCTAGCATCGAAACGCCTCTACTGCTAGAGGTAGAGCATCCGAACAGCGAAGAGGCAGTTAGAAGAATACGGTTTTACGAGCGATTAGGGTTAACCCTGCTCAATTACGACTATATGCAGCCCTCGTACGATGGCGTAAAGCCACCAGTGAGCATGGCGCTGATGTCGAACAAACCATGGGATAGTGCAAGTCTAGAACTAGCGGTAAAAGAGGTTACTAAAACCGTGTACGTAGATCATTACTAA
- a CDS encoding HipA family kinase — MKSVQIVSYFLQGNSFPVVLKRDEETFLVKLRERMSGEFSLISEWFGNTLGNRIGLNTRTPFWITIPESVEFNDIYIEVRELVAKSVGVNIGYKYINQIQEVGMKELNSIDEDALTDIFLFDILMMNIDRTTTNLNLLNISGKPTISDFDSSLLFNEIAYGRDLLADNRILQCFRANPLYRNVENDRTDQFLEKVNHASIDSIIDEIPSEIIDDARREVLKKGIQERSKNGWRIKEALEKLECVILETEE, encoded by the coding sequence ATGAAAAGCGTTCAAATAGTATCGTATTTCCTACAGGGAAACTCTTTCCCCGTGGTTTTAAAGAGGGACGAAGAGACCTTTCTTGTAAAGCTGCGCGAAAGAATGAGCGGAGAATTTTCACTAATAAGCGAATGGTTTGGAAATACACTCGGAAACCGAATAGGGCTTAATACCCGAACTCCTTTTTGGATTACAATACCCGAAAGTGTAGAATTCAACGACATTTACATAGAGGTGCGCGAGCTGGTGGCAAAAAGCGTTGGCGTTAACATCGGCTACAAGTACATCAACCAGATACAGGAGGTAGGCATGAAAGAGCTGAATAGCATTGACGAGGATGCTCTAACGGACATCTTTCTGTTTGATATACTAATGATGAATATCGATAGGACAACAACCAACCTAAACCTGCTAAATATATCGGGAAAGCCAACGATTTCCGATTTCGATTCGAGCCTGCTATTTAACGAAATCGCATACGGTAGAGATTTGCTTGCCGATAACAGAATCCTTCAATGCTTTAGAGCAAACCCTCTTTACCGAAATGTTGAAAACGATAGAACTGACCAGTTTCTCGAAAAGGTAAATCATGCGTCAATTGATTCTATCATAGATGAAATTCCAAGTGAAATAATCGACGATGCGCGCCGAGAAGTACTAAAGAAGGGCATACAGGAAAGATCGAAGAACGGATGGAGGATAAAGGAAGCACTAGAAAAACTTGAATGCGTAATCCTCGAAACCGAAGAGTAA
- a CDS encoding nuclear transport factor 2 family protein has product MKKSVQHSFLLSLIFFLLLFSSCNQTKDTFDSKQFTEKFRQALNSHDAATLAKLYSEKATMIASGELKPTVGRKAIEEYYANLFRMVPDLKLEYITVISEGNQLCFEFYQEGTAVKSLAASSDHTPINISPKGHKIGIKGVCLMKVNTEGLAIEDKTYYDTAEFQKQIEGTN; this is encoded by the coding sequence ATGAAAAAGTCAGTACAGCATTCGTTCCTACTAAGTTTGATTTTCTTCCTTTTGCTATTTAGCAGCTGCAATCAAACAAAAGACACCTTTGATTCGAAACAGTTCACGGAAAAATTCCGACAGGCACTTAACTCTCATGATGCAGCAACATTAGCGAAGTTGTATTCAGAAAAGGCAACAATGATTGCATCGGGTGAATTAAAACCTACAGTTGGGAGAAAGGCTATTGAGGAATACTACGCGAATTTGTTCCGTATGGTTCCAGATCTGAAACTTGAATACATTACCGTAATTTCGGAGGGTAATCAGCTATGTTTTGAGTTTTACCAAGAGGGAACCGCTGTCAAGTCGCTTGCGGCCTCATCAGACCATACCCCTATTAATATATCCCCCAAAGGCCATAAGATTGGGATAAAAGGAGTATGCTTAATGAAAGTAAACACAGAAGGACTAGCAATAGAGGATAAAACTTACTACGATACAGCCGAGTTCCAAAAGCAGATAGAAGGTACAAACTAA
- a CDS encoding D-alanine--D-alanine ligase codes for MNKKNIAIVAGGDSSEAVISFKSAQQIAEVIDRDRYNAYTIFIKGTDWTVKQEGKADIAIDKNDFTFVEDGAKTTFDCVLMMIHGTPGENGILQAYFDLIRLPYTGCRTFTSALTFDKYATKKYLEGEGVDMARGFMFRKGQQVDADALVEELGLPMFVKPNASGSSFGVTKVKSVEQLQGAIDAAFTEGDAILIEESINGIELGNGLIKTPSKALVFPVTEIVPKTEFFDFEAKYTSGMSEEITPARIPEEVTERVQELSSHIYDVLGCRGIVRVDYIYSNDKLYFIEINTIPGMSQASIVPQQVRTMGLELRDVLTLEIEDAIERF; via the coding sequence ATGAACAAGAAAAATATTGCCATCGTTGCAGGTGGCGACTCTTCGGAAGCCGTAATCTCGTTTAAGAGCGCGCAGCAAATCGCCGAGGTTATCGACCGCGATCGCTACAACGCCTACACCATCTTTATAAAAGGAACGGATTGGACCGTAAAGCAGGAGGGCAAGGCCGATATCGCCATCGATAAGAACGATTTTACCTTTGTTGAAGATGGCGCAAAGACTACCTTCGACTGCGTACTGATGATGATCCACGGAACTCCTGGGGAGAATGGCATCCTTCAAGCTTACTTCGATCTTATCCGTTTACCATATACCGGCTGTCGCACCTTTACCTCGGCGCTTACCTTCGATAAGTATGCAACCAAGAAGTACCTCGAGGGCGAAGGCGTTGATATGGCACGAGGTTTTATGTTCCGCAAGGGGCAACAGGTTGATGCCGATGCGCTGGTTGAGGAGCTAGGTCTTCCTATGTTCGTTAAGCCAAACGCAAGCGGTAGCAGCTTCGGCGTTACCAAGGTAAAGAGCGTTGAGCAGCTACAAGGTGCCATCGATGCCGCCTTTACCGAGGGTGATGCCATCCTTATCGAGGAGAGCATCAACGGCATAGAGCTGGGCAACGGATTGATCAAGACTCCTAGCAAGGCTCTTGTGTTTCCCGTAACCGAAATCGTTCCTAAAACCGAGTTCTTCGATTTCGAGGCTAAGTATACCTCCGGTATGTCGGAGGAGATTACCCCTGCTCGTATTCCCGAAGAGGTTACCGAAAGGGTACAGGAGCTATCGTCGCATATCTACGATGTACTAGGCTGTCGCGGTATCGTTCGTGTAGACTACATCTACAGCAACGATAAGCTTTACTTCATCGAGATCAACACCATACCTGGAATGAGCCAGGCTAGCATCGTGCCTCAGCAGGTTCGCACCATGGGGCTTGAACTTCGCGATGTGCTTACCCTCGAAATTGAGGATGCGATTGAGAGATTCTAG
- a CDS encoding RluA family pseudouridine synthase translates to MKEYEDPDFIDEQDEEEEEEQSGLYEHFSFGVDKGQGMLRIDKWLTNRMEKVSRNRIQSAADAGNILVNGKSVKSSYKVKPLDTISIVLPYPRRELEIIPENIPLDILYEDDDVIIINKEAGMVVHPGHGNYTGTLVNALTYHLKDLPLFQSGDMRAGLVHRIDKNTSGILVIAKNEFAHAYIAKQFFDHTTKRVYTALVWGNLPEDEGTIIGHVGRSVKDRLKMDVFPEGDQGKHAVTHYKVLERLGYVNLIECRLETGRTHQIRVHMEHLKHPLFNDDRYGGDQILKGTTFSKYKQFVKNCFEICPRHALHARSLGFVHPTTKKEMYFESELPSDMAQLLDRWRSYIASRELELEEE, encoded by the coding sequence ATGAAGGAGTACGAAGATCCTGACTTTATTGACGAACAGGACGAGGAGGAAGAAGAGGAGCAGTCGGGCTTGTACGAGCATTTCAGCTTCGGCGTCGATAAGGGACAGGGCATGCTTCGCATCGACAAGTGGCTTACCAACCGCATGGAGAAGGTGTCGCGCAACCGCATTCAGAGCGCTGCCGATGCCGGAAATATCCTTGTAAATGGCAAGTCGGTTAAGTCGAGCTACAAGGTAAAACCGCTCGATACCATCTCGATTGTGCTTCCATATCCCCGCAGGGAGCTGGAGATCATTCCAGAGAATATTCCTCTCGATATCCTTTACGAGGATGATGACGTTATCATCATAAATAAGGAGGCCGGCATGGTGGTGCACCCCGGTCATGGCAACTACACCGGAACCTTGGTGAACGCGTTGACCTACCACCTTAAGGACCTGCCGCTATTCCAGAGCGGCGATATGCGTGCCGGATTGGTGCACCGTATCGATAAGAACACGTCGGGCATTCTGGTAATTGCCAAGAACGAGTTTGCCCACGCCTACATCGCCAAGCAGTTCTTCGATCATACCACCAAGCGCGTATATACAGCGCTGGTTTGGGGTAATCTGCCGGAGGATGAGGGCACCATCATCGGGCATGTTGGCCGTAGCGTTAAGGATAGGCTTAAGATGGATGTCTTCCCTGAAGGCGATCAGGGGAAGCATGCTGTTACCCACTACAAGGTGCTGGAGCGCCTTGGCTACGTGAACCTGATAGAGTGCCGACTCGAAACCGGGCGTACCCACCAAATTCGAGTTCACATGGAGCATCTCAAGCATCCGCTGTTTAACGACGACCGCTACGGTGGCGATCAAATCCTAAAGGGAACAACTTTCAGCAAGTACAAGCAGTTTGTAAAGAATTGTTTCGAGATATGTCCACGCCATGCCCTTCACGCCCGCTCGTTGGGCTTTGTGCATCCAACCACCAAAAAGGAGATGTACTTCGAGAGCGAGCTGCCAAGCGATATGGCCCAGCTGCTCGACAGGTGGCGTTCGTACATCGCCAGCCGAGAGTTGGAACTCGAAGAGGAATAA
- a CDS encoding PASTA domain-containing protein, whose protein sequence is MDFDKLTKTIKVKAKRAWANVYSRQLIIAFGLLLLLWLVTSLFLNIVTQHGISQPVPEFRGMMIDEAIAQAEGANLEIQIADSIYIPGRQAGMIIDQNPKPEVQVKKGRKIFVTIITRTPKLSNVPNVVGYSLRQAKAIIESQGFAVGRLDYVADIATNNVLEQRFNGRILSSSVKIPVGSAIELVVGLSQGDVTEVPNVVGQTFGGARSSIVESYLNVGEARYDETVRNSIDSLEAKVYYQNPSVGAKLGLGKKVNVYLSKNPKKKPQSWMMVSPNGADTVSTVDTAASVEEQPEEEL, encoded by the coding sequence ATGGATTTCGATAAACTCACAAAAACGATAAAGGTAAAGGCCAAGCGTGCTTGGGCAAATGTTTATAGCCGTCAGCTAATTATAGCATTTGGTTTGCTGCTTCTTCTTTGGTTGGTAACATCGCTCTTTTTGAACATTGTTACCCAACATGGCATTTCGCAGCCTGTTCCCGAGTTTAGGGGGATGATGATTGACGAGGCAATCGCTCAAGCCGAGGGTGCCAATCTTGAGATTCAGATCGCCGATTCCATTTATATTCCAGGTAGGCAGGCAGGCATGATTATAGACCAAAATCCTAAGCCTGAAGTTCAGGTTAAGAAGGGCCGCAAAATATTTGTTACCATCATAACCCGCACCCCTAAGCTAAGCAACGTACCCAACGTGGTTGGCTACTCGCTTCGTCAGGCAAAAGCCATCATCGAATCGCAGGGGTTTGCTGTGGGGCGCTTAGATTACGTTGCCGATATTGCAACCAACAATGTGCTCGAGCAGCGCTTCAATGGTCGAATTCTAAGCTCAAGCGTTAAGATCCCCGTGGGGTCTGCCATCGAACTAGTAGTTGGGCTATCGCAGGGCGATGTTACCGAGGTGCCCAATGTGGTAGGACAGACTTTTGGTGGTGCGCGTTCGTCAATCGTTGAATCGTACCTAAATGTAGGTGAAGCCCGATATGACGAGACCGTTCGCAACTCGATAGATTCGCTCGAGGCTAAGGTTTACTACCAAAATCCATCGGTAGGTGCAAAACTTGGATTAGGGAAGAAGGTTAACGTCTATCTTTCGAAGAATCCTAAGAAGAAGCCTCAGTCTTGGATGATGGTGTCGCCTAATGGTGCCGATACGGTATCTACTGTTGATACAGCTGCATCTGTCGAAGAGCAGCCTGAAGAAGAACTATAA